The following are encoded in a window of Pecten maximus chromosome 17, xPecMax1.1, whole genome shotgun sequence genomic DNA:
- the LOC117315243 gene encoding piggyBac transposable element-derived protein 4-like has translation MIIFPDHDIAAETNRYASEKQTEKPDGNWRPTNAREIRAFLGFQVVMGIVSAPTQDMYWTRDSLFRPTTISERITRQRFEDLARYFHVCDNSTNPPRGQEGHDKLSHVRSVMTKITTNLRDGYKPHRDVSIDEAMIGYTGRLAFKQYVPMKPTKRGIKVWMRADPNNGYVNEFQVYTGRRGPDPEHGLGERVVWDLTRHIAGQNHHVLCDNYFTSVNLFERLLAKNTYACGTVRVNRKGLPKEVTTAKLKIQGDMVQRQKGNLVATAWRDKRTVDVLGTNSDPQTTTTVTRKQKSGQLKDVRVSGRHKKLHGKHEWRRSR, from the coding sequence atgatcattTTCCCTGATCACGACATCGCTGCGGAGACAAATCGGTATGCCAGCGAAAAACAGACAGAGAAACCTGACGGGAATTGGAGACCAACTAACGCACGAGAAATCAGAGCTTTTTTGGGTTTTCAAGTTGTAATGGGCATTGTATCTGCGCCGACACAGGATATGTATTGGACAAGAGATTCCCTGTTTCGACCTACAACCATATCTGAGAGGATAACAAGGCAGCGATTTGAGGATCTCGCTCGATATTTTCACGTCTGTGACAATAGTACGAACCCACCCAGGGGCCAGGAAGGTCATGACAAACTCAGTCATGTCAGGTCAGTTATGACCAAAATAACAACCAACCTGAGAGATGGATACAAACCTCATAGAGATGTATCTATTGACGAGGCCATGATAGGTTATACAGGGAGGCTGGCATTCAAACAGTATGTCCCGATGAAACCGACAAAGCGGGGCATCAAGGTCTGGATGCGTGCTGATCCTAATAATGGATATGTAAACGAATTCCAAGTTTACACCGGAAGACGGGGACCGGATCCAGAACATGGCCTTGGAGAGAGAGTGGTATGGGACCTTACACGCCACATAGCCGGGCAAAACCATCATGTGCTCTGTGATAACTATTTCACATCTGTGAATTTGTTTGAAAGGCTACTGGCAAAGAACACATATGCTTGTGGTACTGTCCGTGTCAACAGAAAGGGTTTGCCGAAGGAAGTAACCACAGCAAAATTAAAAATCCAGGGTGACATGGTCCAACGACAGAAGGGGAACCTTGTAGCCACAGCATGGAGAGATAAACGTACTGTCGATGTACTTGGTACAAACAGTGACCCACAAACCACGACGACTGTTACCAGAAAACAGAAATCGGGACAGTTGAAAGATGTCAGGGTGTCCGGACGTCATAAAAAACTACACGGCAAACATGAATGGCGTAGATCGCGCTGA
- the LOC117315245 gene encoding LOW QUALITY PROTEIN: ATP-dependent DNA helicase Q-like 3 (The sequence of the model RefSeq protein was modified relative to this genomic sequence to represent the inferred CDS: inserted 2 bases in 1 codon), which yields MTVSVLLAGYGKSVIFQLLPWFCQLKMEKRKPMSVIVVSPLNSLIQDQVIAMRKKGFNACSLNVTGTHGSTYEDADCENDEEQDHEYVEIDVPFEQLDRGDFCIIYCHQEALLKTRFSGLLRSQLYQEVICAVVIDEVHMVSEWGEEFRPAFQKLGELMCILEKALHLILTATATPKSIASLAKELNLKNPLVISENVDRPNIFIDIRNRLPNIHKFDKFGDLIEPVATELLEKGVHFPVTIMYVESLEALSYFYQFLSYKLKGASYDGEEIPQNRIYAQYHKDYAESIKKIIIQELTKETPKVRLVXPLGMGLNAPSVSRIIHCRPPTTREKYLQEIGRAGRVGQPSMAILYYNKNDIAKNRIGMTEEMRKCCESETCYRIILVNYIGFESVVFSRPKEHCCSICSRK from the exons ATGACTGTGTCGGTATTACTCGCAGGCTACGGCAAAAGTGTGATATTTCAGCTGTTACCGTGGTTTTGTCAGCTGAAAATGGAGAAACGGAAACCAATGAGCGTGATAGTCGTGTCCCCGCTGAATTCCCTAATCCAGGACCAAGTCATTGCAATGAGGAAGAAGGGATTTAATGCTTGCAGTTTGAACGTCACTG GTACTCATGGCTCAACTTATGAAGATGCGGATTGCGAGAACGATGAGGAACAGGATCatgaatatgttgaaattgatgttCCATTTGAGCAACTGGATAGAGGAGACTTTTGCATAATTTATTGTCATCAAGAGGCACTATTGAAGACCAGATTTTCTGGACTTCTTAGGTCTCAACTGTACCAAGAGGTCATTTGTGCAGTAGTCATAGATGAAGTCCATATGGTTTCAGAATG ggGAGAAGAATTCCGTCCTGCATTCCAGAAGCTTGGGGAGTTAATGTGCATTCTAGAGAAGGCTTTGCATTTAATTCTGACAGCAACTGCTACACCGAAATCAATTGCAAGTCTAGCTAAAGAGCTGAATTTGAAAAATCCACttgttatcagtgagaatgtggACCGTCCAAACATATTTATAGACATTAGAAACAGATTGCCAAACATTCataaatttgacaaatttgGTGACTTGATTGAACCGGTGGCAACAGAATTGCTGGAAAAAGGAGTTCATTTTCCAGTAACCATAATGTATGTGGAAAGTTTGGAAGCATTGTCTTATTTTTATCAGTTTCTTTCGTATAAACTTAAGGGCGCCAGCTATGATGGTGAGGAAATCCCACAGAACAGAATATATGCCCAATACCACAAAGATTATGCAGAGTCCATTAAGAAAATCATTATTCAGGAACTGACTAAAGAAACCCCTAAAGTCAGATTAGT TCCACTGGGAATGGGGCTCAATGCTCCAAGTGTTTCACGTATCATTCATTGTAGGCCCCCAACAACACGTGAGAAATACCTACAGGAAATCGGTCGTGCTGGACGTGT TGGACAACCGTCAATGGCAATTCTTTACTACAACAAAAATGATATTGCAAAAAACAGAATCGGTATGACAGAAGAAATGAGGAAGTGTTGTGAAAGTGAAACCTGTTATAGAATTATTCTTGTGAATTACATTGGATttgaaagtgttgttttttcaaGACCAAAAGAACATTGTTGCTCCATTTGTAGCAGAAAATGA